The Tindallia magadiensis genome includes a window with the following:
- a CDS encoding PAS domain S-box protein, protein MNILLMMVISEVLLVSEENRYEQTKKELDNYKRMVHLMQDVMIELDAEGRYCYVSPSYERTYGQGKEIIGKSGFASIHPEDRERVENFYFHGFQRGEASRIEYRNHYPGKGYVWLEARGMIFVNDENKKRALITVRDISERKRKEEELARSEAKYKLIFDKAPLGIYHMNREGRITDCNDLFVKIIGSSREKIMGLDLKSLKDEAYVNALKKALNGEITLYEGSYASVTANKITPIRVFFAPVHDAKGHVTDVVAIVEDTTVRKSTEEKLRYMEQRWQFAVENSGDGVWDWNIETGKVGVSDRWLEMLGYEKEEIFIDHHKLLELAHPKDRGYIIHKMNLLEQGKKTSYDGTFRMRHKNGDYRYILSIGKVVEWEKEGRGRRAIGIHRDITEQQYAIDALKESERSKSVLLSNLPGMAYRCHYKKDEWKIEYVSKGCFELTGYYPSEIKSWRGSLKDIILPTHIIADSEQREILWKQWKENLRASHSFQIEYPIRTSWGEIRWVWERGQLFRNRSGKVITVECFVTDITERKEAEEKNKRLDQLKDEFLANTSHELKTPLNGMISLTESLLKGAGRELTDIQRQNMELILISSKRLLALVNDILDFSQIKNNDINLRLKSTDLHSAVTLAIDLLSYQAVHKNVKLINAVSPTSSALMVDENRLSQILFNLIGNALKFTDQGSVCVYAEEKNEMMSISIQDTGIGIPEERIKDVFKVFEQSGFSPDIERIGTGLGLAITKYLVEIHGGEIKVESMIGKGSVFTFTLPLYTQKIINQEKKKALDLVPLQQNNYALTSVVKSPEIVENINSEFKVLIVDDEPVNIYSLANVLFREGIHVDHAASGHGALALIDAGLEPDLCIIDVMMPGMNGYQFCREIRKRFSEFELPVIFLTARYGKGDLQLGFEAGGNDFLHKPFEEFELVARVQTLLQLKKSVSKAMENEMAFLQAQIKPHFLYNVLNTIAAYCEENRKEAGELIIALSKYLRASFSFNNLAEKVKLRQEISLINSYVFIEKSRFPWLNIQVKIEANESLLIPPMTIQPLVENAIHHGIRHQMAEGRISVILLQKDNDLIVKVWDNGVGIEEEKVDQLLSGTMDVQGVGLANIHRRLQRIYGSGLNIKSTPGVQTEVSFLIPALLGI, encoded by the coding sequence GTGAATATTTTGTTAATGATGGTAATTAGCGAGGTGCTGCTGGTGTCAGAAGAAAACAGGTACGAACAAACAAAGAAAGAGTTGGATAATTATAAAAGAATGGTTCATTTGATGCAGGACGTCATGATAGAGCTGGATGCGGAGGGACGATATTGCTATGTATCGCCTTCCTACGAGCGTACTTATGGACAAGGAAAGGAAATAATTGGAAAATCAGGATTTGCATCGATTCACCCAGAAGATAGAGAAAGAGTGGAAAATTTCTATTTCCATGGCTTTCAAAGAGGAGAAGCGTCACGGATTGAGTATCGGAACCATTATCCTGGAAAAGGATATGTCTGGCTGGAAGCCCGGGGAATGATCTTTGTAAACGATGAAAATAAAAAAAGAGCTCTTATAACCGTTAGAGATATTAGTGAACGCAAACGTAAGGAGGAAGAGCTTGCCAGAAGCGAAGCGAAATATAAACTGATCTTTGATAAAGCACCTTTAGGCATCTATCATATGAATCGTGAAGGACGAATCACTGACTGTAATGATTTGTTTGTAAAAATTATTGGCTCTTCAAGAGAAAAAATCATGGGTCTGGATTTGAAAAGCTTAAAAGATGAGGCCTATGTGAATGCATTAAAAAAAGCTTTGAATGGAGAAATCACTTTATATGAAGGCAGTTATGCTTCTGTAACGGCGAACAAAATAACACCTATACGCGTATTTTTTGCACCAGTACATGATGCTAAAGGGCACGTGACGGATGTTGTTGCTATTGTAGAAGATACAACGGTAAGAAAATCGACGGAAGAAAAACTCCGGTATATGGAACAACGTTGGCAGTTTGCTGTAGAAAATAGTGGGGATGGGGTATGGGACTGGAACATAGAAACCGGAAAAGTTGGAGTTTCGGATCGATGGTTGGAAATGCTGGGGTATGAAAAAGAGGAAATTTTTATTGATCATCATAAACTTCTGGAACTGGCACACCCGAAGGATCGAGGATATATTATCCACAAAATGAATCTATTAGAGCAAGGCAAGAAAACCAGTTACGATGGCACTTTTCGTATGCGTCATAAAAATGGTGATTATCGATATATTTTATCCATTGGAAAAGTAGTCGAATGGGAAAAGGAAGGAAGAGGGCGCCGTGCTATTGGCATTCATCGCGATATAACAGAACAGCAATATGCGATCGATGCACTAAAAGAAAGTGAAAGAAGTAAAAGTGTCCTGCTTTCGAACCTGCCAGGGATGGCCTATCGTTGTCATTACAAGAAAGACGAATGGAAGATTGAATACGTTTCGAAAGGATGCTTTGAATTAACGGGATATTATCCAAGTGAGATAAAAAGCTGGAGAGGATCATTAAAAGACATTATATTGCCCACGCATATTATTGCTGACTCAGAACAGCGGGAAATATTATGGAAACAGTGGAAAGAAAATTTAAGGGCAAGTCATTCCTTTCAAATAGAATATCCAATTCGGACATCCTGGGGTGAAATCCGATGGGTGTGGGAGCGAGGACAACTTTTTCGAAACAGGTCAGGCAAAGTGATTACTGTAGAGTGCTTTGTTACAGATATCACCGAACGTAAAGAAGCAGAGGAAAAAAACAAGCGATTGGATCAATTGAAGGATGAATTTTTAGCAAACACTTCTCATGAATTGAAAACACCTCTTAATGGAATGATCAGCTTAACAGAAAGTTTGCTGAAGGGTGCGGGAAGGGAATTAACAGATATACAAAGGCAGAATATGGAGCTTATTTTAATTAGCTCCAAAAGATTACTGGCGTTAGTTAATGATATTCTGGATTTTTCACAAATTAAAAATAATGATATTAATCTTCGGTTGAAAAGCACCGATTTACATAGTGCCGTTACATTAGCCATCGATTTACTGTCTTATCAGGCAGTGCATAAAAATGTAAAACTAATCAATGCGGTATCACCAACATCTTCAGCTCTTATGGTGGATGAAAATCGACTAAGTCAAATTCTTTTTAATTTGATTGGAAATGCTCTGAAGTTTACAGATCAAGGCAGTGTATGTGTTTATGCGGAAGAAAAAAATGAAATGATGTCCATTAGTATCCAGGACACAGGCATAGGGATACCGGAAGAACGTATTAAAGATGTGTTTAAGGTTTTTGAACAAAGTGGGTTTTCACCAGATATAGAAAGAATCGGAACTGGATTAGGACTTGCGATCACAAAATATTTAGTTGAAATTCATGGTGGGGAAATTAAAGTAGAGTCAATGATTGGTAAAGGTAGTGTTTTTACGTTTACGCTGCCTCTTTATACACAAAAAATCATTAATCAAGAAAAGAAGAAAGCCTTAGATTTAGTTCCCTTGCAACAAAATAACTATGCATTAACATCAGTCGTCAAAAGTCCTGAAATTGTAGAAAACATCAATAGTGAATTCAAAGTGTTGATTGTTGACGATGAACCAGTGAATATCTATTCTCTGGCCAATGTTCTCTTCAGAGAAGGCATTCATGTGGATCATGCTGCCAGTGGTCACGGAGCATTAGCGTTAATAGACGCTGGATTGGAGCCAGATTTATGTATTATTGATGTAATGATGCCCGGGATGAACGGATATCAGTTTTGCCGGGAAATTAGAAAACGGTTTAGTGAATTTGAGCTTCCAGTCATATTTTTAACGGCTCGTTATGGAAAAGGAGATTTACAACTTGGTTTTGAAGCCGGCGGGAATGATTTTTTGCATAAACCTTTTGAAGAATTTGAGTTAGTAGCAAGAGTTCAAACGCTATTACAACTTAAAAAATCTGTTTCGAAAGCAATGGAAAATGAAATGGCTTTTTTACAAGCTCAGATAAAACCTCATTTTTTGTACAATGTTCTTAATACAATAGCGGCTTATTGCGAAGAAAATCGAAAAGAAGCAGGCGAATTAATTATAGCCCTCTCTAAATACTTAAGAGCAAGTTTTAGCTTTAATAATCTGGCAGAAAAGGTAAAATTAAGGCAGGAGATAAGCTTGATCAATTCTTATGTATTTATTGAAAAATCAAGATTTCCATGGCTTAACATCCAAGTGAAAATTGAGGCTAATGAATCTTTACTTATTCCACCTATGACCATTCAACCGTTAGTGGAAAACGCAATTCATCATGGAATTCGACATCAAATGGCAGAAGGAAGAATCAGCGTCATCCTTTTGCAAAAAGATAATGATTTGATAGTAAAGGTTTGGGATAATGGCGTTGGGATAGAAGAAGAAAAAGTGGATCAATTGCTAAGTGGCACAATGGATGTTCAAGGGGTAGGGTTAGCAAATATTCATCGAAGGCTTCAACGGATTTATGGCAGTGGTCTCAACATTAAAAGCACTCCTGGTGTGCAAACAGAAGTGAGCTTTTTAATTCCTGCCTTGTTAGGTATTTAA
- a CDS encoding GNAT family N-acetyltransferase: MKLQIREAKMSDLDSIVEIEKRCFPEAEAASKESLQERVSIFTKSFYVAIADDKLIGFINGSVTNEQKIHDDMFHHADLHIPEGSYQSVFGLDVLPEYRCQGVAAQLMMHMIDCAKQHSRKGVILTCKEHLIDYYSKFGFENLGVSESVHGGACWYDMMLSF; encoded by the coding sequence ATGAAACTACAGATTAGAGAAGCAAAGATGAGTGATCTTGACTCTATTGTCGAAATTGAGAAGAGATGCTTTCCAGAAGCTGAAGCCGCATCTAAAGAGTCCTTACAAGAGAGGGTAAGCATCTTTACAAAAAGCTTTTATGTGGCTATCGCCGATGATAAATTAATCGGTTTTATTAATGGAAGTGTTACGAATGAGCAGAAGATCCATGACGACATGTTCCATCATGCAGACCTTCACATTCCTGAGGGAAGTTATCAGAGTGTATTTGGGCTGGATGTCCTTCCGGAGTATCGTTGTCAAGGTGTTGCCGCACAATTGATGATGCATATGATAGATTGTGCTAAACAACACAGCCGTAAAGGCGTTATCCTTACTTGTAAAGAACATTTGATTGATTATTATTCAAAGTTTGGTTTTGAAAATCTAGGAGTCTCTGAATCCGTTCATGGCGGTGCTTGCTGGTATGATATGATGCTATCTTTTTAA
- a CDS encoding HD-GYP domain-containing protein: protein MRAVSIMGLTPGVKLGKTVYDEKGLVLLRSGVLLTESYIYQLKYKNIPAVYIDDELSSGIETPEVIDHEVRAKAILQIKDIFEELNPSKNKTAVRYINEKHYEGVKSVFDIIMENLQTNQGASLNMAEMMSTNLYTYTHSLNVAILSVLTAKSLRLSQDKIKELGVGALLHDVGKMAVPDEILNKPGNLTKEEWLLMKEHPENGYNMVKGNVGISAYTKAIILSHHERIDGSGYPNGLKKDHIHLLTQIVSLADIFDAITSDRCYRNRIPAYQAVEIITAQVHQSFDERVFHAFIKNVDLYPPGMLVQLSNGERAIVLSNNREQPTRPMVRIIDADNQPVKEMDLMKHLSIFITKEIEDSCA, encoded by the coding sequence ATGAGAGCCGTATCAATAATGGGATTAACTCCGGGTGTGAAGCTGGGAAAAACGGTGTATGATGAAAAAGGCTTGGTATTGCTGCGGAGTGGTGTATTATTAACAGAATCATACATCTATCAGTTGAAATATAAAAATATTCCAGCTGTTTATATTGATGATGAACTCTCTAGCGGAATTGAAACACCGGAAGTGATTGATCATGAGGTAAGAGCAAAAGCGATCCTGCAGATAAAAGATATTTTTGAGGAGTTGAACCCTTCAAAAAACAAGACGGCGGTACGTTATATTAATGAAAAGCATTATGAAGGCGTTAAATCTGTTTTTGATATTATTATGGAAAATCTTCAAACAAATCAAGGCGCTTCTCTGAACATGGCGGAGATGATGTCTACGAATCTATACACATATACACACAGCTTGAATGTAGCTATTCTTTCTGTACTGACAGCTAAATCGCTAAGGCTTTCACAAGATAAAATCAAGGAGCTGGGAGTAGGAGCTTTATTGCACGATGTAGGAAAAATGGCTGTGCCGGATGAAATTTTGAATAAGCCTGGAAATTTAACAAAAGAAGAATGGTTGCTAATGAAGGAACATCCGGAAAATGGATATAATATGGTAAAAGGTAATGTAGGAATCAGTGCTTATACAAAAGCGATTATTTTATCTCATCATGAACGTATTGATGGGAGTGGTTATCCAAATGGGCTTAAAAAAGATCATATCCACTTATTGACTCAAATTGTTTCCTTAGCGGATATCTTTGATGCGATCACTAGCGACCGGTGTTACCGAAACCGAATACCAGCTTATCAGGCAGTAGAAATTATAACCGCGCAGGTGCATCAAAGTTTTGACGAAAGAGTATTTCATGCGTTTATCAAAAATGTTGATCTTTACCCTCCTGGAATGTTAGTTCAGCTATCGAATGGTGAAAGAGCCATTGTTTTGAGTAATAATCGGGAGCAACCAACCCGTCCCATGGTTCGAATAATTGATGCAGATAACCAGCCTGTAAAAGAGATGGATTTGATGAAACATTTATCCATTTTTATAACCAAAGAAATTGAAGATTCTTGTGCCTAG